A genomic window from Chitinophaga pollutisoli includes:
- a CDS encoding S41 family peptidase — protein MTRNWILAACLLAATVAKAIPSLPDSGRKTSPAPVYLADELKEDYQVFRNALREAHAGLYRYTPQPEMDILLEKGESGIRKGMTEQAFFRYLYPILARVKDGHTKLFRQHKPDNWYAFHQAGLFPLQLYFREGRAFVLRGNIEAGAEILKINGQPMASIVKKLSGIILADGGSQSAKYRELDQFFPGYFATFFGPRNEFEVQYKEVMGKRVTTTLAAATHELLPKPPAPDTPAFRLRWHDAETAVLRISGFHEMPGFPPAAFAEIRNKGAKQLIIDLRDNEGGTDRLGVQLLSYIAHRPFHYYQKLTVAGIGPYSFAEHATFPPELEYLKQFIKKVGDEYLFTYSEGLGLKQPAAENGFRGKVCILQNGRSFSVSGEFAAAARNLGIKTVGEESGGGRHGNTSGGFAIVTLPNTKLTLAVPLLGYHMHPGGPGGGGVPADVTILPTVHDVLEGRDVVLQKALEALSAQ, from the coding sequence ATGACCAGAAATTGGATCCTCGCCGCCTGCCTCCTGGCGGCCACTGTGGCAAAGGCCATCCCCTCCCTCCCCGACAGCGGCCGGAAAACCAGTCCCGCCCCCGTGTACCTGGCAGACGAACTGAAAGAAGACTACCAGGTATTCCGCAACGCCCTCCGCGAAGCACATGCCGGTCTGTACCGTTACACGCCGCAGCCTGAAATGGACATCCTGCTCGAAAAAGGGGAATCCGGCATCCGCAAAGGCATGACCGAGCAGGCGTTTTTCCGGTATCTCTACCCGATACTGGCCCGGGTAAAAGACGGACACACCAAACTCTTCCGGCAGCACAAACCGGATAATTGGTATGCTTTCCACCAAGCCGGGCTTTTCCCTTTGCAGTTGTACTTCCGGGAAGGCAGGGCTTTTGTGTTGCGCGGGAATATCGAAGCGGGCGCGGAAATTCTGAAAATCAACGGCCAGCCCATGGCATCCATCGTGAAGAAATTATCGGGAATCATCCTGGCCGACGGCGGCAGCCAAAGTGCGAAGTACCGGGAGCTGGATCAGTTCTTTCCCGGGTATTTCGCAACGTTTTTCGGGCCGCGGAATGAATTTGAAGTGCAGTATAAGGAAGTGATGGGCAAACGCGTGACCACCACCCTCGCCGCCGCAACGCATGAACTGCTGCCCAAGCCCCCGGCGCCGGATACGCCTGCTTTCAGGCTGCGCTGGCATGATGCGGAAACGGCGGTCCTCCGGATCAGCGGTTTCCACGAAATGCCGGGCTTCCCGCCGGCCGCGTTCGCGGAAATCAGAAATAAAGGCGCCAAACAGCTCATCATCGACCTCCGCGATAACGAAGGCGGCACCGATCGCCTGGGCGTGCAGTTGCTGTCGTACATCGCGCACCGCCCGTTTCATTATTATCAAAAGCTGACGGTGGCGGGCATCGGGCCGTATTCCTTCGCGGAGCACGCCACATTCCCGCCGGAACTGGAGTACCTGAAGCAGTTCATTAAAAAGGTCGGGGATGAATATCTCTTTACCTACAGCGAGGGATTGGGGTTAAAGCAACCCGCCGCGGAAAACGGTTTCCGGGGGAAGGTGTGCATCCTGCAGAACGGGCGCAGCTTTTCGGTGAGCGGGGAATTCGCCGCCGCCGCCCGGAATCTCGGCATAAAAACCGTAGGTGAAGAAAGCGGTGGTGGCCGGCATGGTAATACCAGCGGTGGTTTCGCTATCGTAACGTTGCCAAACACCAAACTTACGCTGGCCGTGCCTTTGCTCGGTTATCACATGCACCCCGGCGGACCGGGTGGCGGTGGCGTGCCTGCCGATGTAACCATCCTGCCCACGGTGCACGACGTGCTGGAGGGGCGGGATGTGGTGCTGCAAAAAGCGCTGGAAGCGTTGTCCGCTCAATAA
- a CDS encoding LytTR family DNA-binding domain-containing protein yields the protein MLTFQTPVPDIRDIAQMLEVLLKKQAYKERFAIKRGQTIISVPVQDIAYFFSRDKISYIKTHDGKEYYLSMSLGEIEKCISPDAFFRATRQLIVSYAAITRINVWWNGKLKLDLRPEHPAAEIIISREKVAQFKAWLGE from the coding sequence ATGCTTACTTTTCAAACCCCAGTCCCCGACATCCGGGACATCGCGCAAATGCTTGAAGTACTCTTAAAGAAACAAGCCTACAAGGAGCGCTTCGCCATCAAACGCGGGCAAACCATCATTTCTGTTCCCGTGCAGGACATTGCCTACTTTTTTTCCCGCGACAAGATCAGTTACATTAAAACGCACGACGGCAAGGAATATTACCTGTCCATGTCGCTCGGCGAAATCGAGAAATGCATCTCCCCGGACGCTTTCTTCCGCGCTACACGCCAACTGATCGTGAGTTACGCGGCCATTACGCGGATCAACGTTTGGTGGAACGGCAAGCTGAAGCTGGATCTCCGGCCGGAACACCCCGCTGCCGAGATCATCATCAGCCGCGAAAAAGTAGCGCAATTCAAAGCCTGGCTGGGCGAGTAA
- a CDS encoding murein L,D-transpeptidase catalytic domain family protein, whose translation MVANAIVPSETMTAAMRYDSLGLADAGLSKAAFERAMSGYDKLVSEGKIKRENIISIIDFSLPSTSKRLFVIDLEQGKVLYNTLVSHGRNSGKDMATSFSNRPESFKSSLGFYVTGETYQGQHGYSLRLQGTELGINDKAMERGIVMHAADYVNDRLGKAQGYIGRSLGCPAVPVNMHKKIIGSIRNGTCLFIYSPDRGYLASSRMVHAAA comes from the coding sequence GTGGTGGCCAACGCAATCGTTCCATCGGAAACGATGACGGCGGCGATGCGCTATGATTCCCTGGGCCTGGCTGACGCGGGGCTTTCGAAAGCTGCTTTTGAGCGCGCCATGTCGGGGTATGACAAACTTGTTTCGGAAGGCAAAATCAAAAGAGAAAACATCATTTCCATTATCGATTTCAGTTTACCATCGACCAGCAAGCGCTTGTTCGTGATCGACCTGGAGCAGGGAAAAGTGTTGTATAATACGCTCGTGTCGCACGGCCGGAATTCCGGTAAAGACATGGCGACTTCATTTTCCAACCGCCCGGAAAGCTTCAAGAGCAGCCTGGGTTTCTATGTGACCGGCGAAACGTACCAGGGCCAGCATGGTTACTCGCTGCGTTTGCAGGGAACGGAACTGGGTATCAATGACAAAGCGATGGAACGCGGGATCGTGATGCACGCCGCCGATTATGTGAACGACAGGCTGGGAAAAGCGCAGGGTTATATCGGCAGAAGCCTGGGATGCCCCGCCGTACCGGTGAACATGCATAAAAAGATCATCGGCAGCATCCGCAACGGTACATGCCTGTTTATTTACAGTCCCGACCGCGGATACCTTGCTTCCAGCCGCATGGTGCACGCGGCGGCGTAA
- a CDS encoding helix-turn-helix domain-containing protein — translation MQTLQTGLIFQYFVVAGLINTAVAAALLVRRRRSAPFLLLLALMVLVSFQALLNAFDHREFFLAFPHLNRVSWLNLSLVGPLVYLFTLKMTGGGPRFQRSDLLHAIPFAAAFAVLSPWFFRSAEMKRQLLMDFEGLSRLDFGWVNQANLLLITAYLLAAWWRLRKWGKSLPEQPPAVQGLRWKWLRAFLGCLLLILGISALGFFGRKWNIPGITHFYHYNYAAIVVLVYWLIWKCQTVPELFTEEEKTATRKYRKSGLATPESGYERLCRLMEEQRPFLDPDLSHAALADLLGVQRHHLSQIINEHSGGNFFEFVNGYRVEAVKNMLADPRMQHLSILGVAMECGFQSKATFNAAFRKMTGITPSEWQKAGKMKYEPMGAVDGTRYGS, via the coding sequence ATGCAGACCCTCCAAACCGGCTTGATCTTCCAATATTTCGTGGTGGCCGGCCTCATCAATACGGCCGTGGCCGCCGCGCTATTGGTGCGCCGCCGGCGCTCCGCGCCTTTCCTGTTGCTCCTGGCGCTGATGGTGCTGGTGTCTTTCCAGGCGCTCCTCAACGCTTTCGATCACCGCGAATTCTTCCTCGCCTTTCCGCACCTGAACCGTGTTTCCTGGCTGAACCTTAGCCTGGTGGGCCCGTTGGTATATCTGTTCACCCTGAAAATGACCGGCGGTGGCCCCCGGTTCCAACGTTCCGATCTCCTGCATGCGATCCCTTTCGCGGCGGCTTTCGCGGTGCTGTCGCCGTGGTTTTTCCGGTCGGCGGAAATGAAACGGCAGCTGCTCATGGACTTTGAAGGTTTATCGCGGTTGGATTTCGGTTGGGTGAACCAGGCCAATCTCCTGCTGATTACCGCGTACCTGCTGGCGGCCTGGTGGCGGTTACGCAAATGGGGGAAGTCGTTGCCGGAGCAGCCGCCTGCCGTGCAGGGTTTGCGGTGGAAGTGGCTGCGCGCGTTCCTGGGGTGCCTGCTGTTGATTTTAGGGATTTCAGCGCTGGGGTTCTTCGGCCGTAAATGGAACATCCCCGGCATTACGCATTTTTATCATTACAACTACGCCGCCATCGTGGTGCTGGTATATTGGCTGATCTGGAAATGCCAGACCGTGCCGGAACTTTTCACGGAAGAAGAGAAAACCGCAACCCGGAAATACCGCAAATCCGGCCTCGCCACTCCGGAATCCGGTTACGAACGCCTTTGCCGGCTCATGGAAGAACAGCGGCCCTTCCTAGATCCTGATTTGTCGCACGCCGCCCTGGCGGATCTGCTCGGGGTGCAGCGCCATCATCTTTCCCAGATCATCAACGAACATTCCGGCGGCAATTTTTTCGAATTTGTGAACGGCTACCGCGTGGAAGCCGTCAAAAACATGCTGGCCGACCCGCGCATGCAACACCTCAGCATCCTGGGCGTTGCCATGGAATGCGGGTTTCAAAGCAAAGCCACTTTCAACGCCGCTTTCCGGAAAATGACGGGAATTACGCCTTCCGAATGGCAAAAAGCCGGAAAAATGAAGTACGAGCCGATGGGCGCGGTCGACGGAACACGCTATGGTAGCTAG